Proteins encoded by one window of Haliotis asinina isolate JCU_RB_2024 chromosome 6, JCU_Hal_asi_v2, whole genome shotgun sequence:
- the LOC137287841 gene encoding uncharacterized protein, whose protein sequence is MLHGGFLLDDDLARIPRAFVHDHDLLLARADDGDKSGLTIQDLVRLSYRTPGKHPLKPSLFCDERLQTLRSGHDDLAAMSLDKQRTIARAGFYRCGKTTTLTCFHCGCQATNWSVDDDPWDRHAELQPNCPVIKRGVVICREGGGNWGMTSRTVLKVRCNVDDGSTMRLSCASLDRETGV, encoded by the exons ATGTTGCATGGTGGATTTCTACTAGACGATGATCTCGCACGGATTCCACGTGCATTTGTACATGACCATGACCTTTTACTGGCACGAGCTGATGATGGAGACAAATCGGGGTTAACGATTCAGGACCTTGTGCGACTTTCCTACAGAACTCCGGGAAAACACCCTTTGAAGCCGTCCCTTTTCTGTGATGAAAGACTTCAAACGTTGAGAAGCGGTCACGACGACCTTGCAGCAATGTCACTTGACAAACAACGTACCATCGCCAGGGCCGGGTTTTATCGTTGTG GAAAAACGACGACACTGACATGCTTCCATTGCGGATGCCAAGCTACAAACTGGAGTGTGGATGACGACCCGTGGGACCGACACGCAGAGCTGCAACCCAACTGCCCGGTAATTAAGAGGGGCGTGGTCATCTGCAGGGAAGGAGGG GGAAACTGGGGTATGACATCTCGGACAGTACTTAAAGTCAGATGCAACGTTGATGATGGCTCGACGATGAGACTCAGTTGTGCTTCTCTGGACAGGGAAACCGGAGTATGA